TGATAAAGCGAAGAAACTTAAAATACATCTGATACTGGAGATGAAACCCCTCAGTACTCCGGAACGTGAAACGAAAGCCGTTGAAATGATCCTAAAGTTGGTGGAAGAGAAAAAATTGACTCACAGAGTAGAATACATCTCTTTTTCCCGTCATGTGATGTGTGAGTTTATACGTCTGGCACCTCCTAAAACTCCAATTTTGTATTTGGGACAGGATATTTCGCCCAAGGAACTGAAACAATTGGGAGCTACCGGGGCAGATTACAATTATTGGGCTTATCATAAAAATCCGGATTGGTTGAAAGATCTGAAAAATTCAGGGATGACCTCCAATGTATGGACTGTAAATATCCCTTCTGAGATGCAATGGTGTATTGACAATGGTTTTGATCTGATAACCACAGATGCACCGACAGCTTTCTTAGGCTTATAATAATCATTTGGATAATATGCTGATGGAATCTGCCATCAGCATATTATATTTATACTGTTTATACGGACAAGAATAACAAAACAATGAAATTAAGAAATATCATAGCAATCATGCCTTTTCTGGCATCATCTTTCATGACGCAAGCTCCTGTTTATCAAGATGTGAATCACCCCATTGGAGACAGAGTGGTAGGCGTATGGAAAACTAACAGCAAACAAGAAAGTCATGTCAGTTGACGAAACAATAACTTTCAGTTTAGCTGTCAAGAACACAGGGAACCGTGAAGGACAGGAAATTGTTCAGCTTTATATCAGAGACATAAAGTCTTCTCTTCCCCGCCCGGTGAAAGAATTAAAGAGATTTAAGAAAGTAAATTTAATGCCGGGTGAAGAAAAAATAGTTTCTTTGTCTATTGATAAAGAGGCATTAAGCTTTTTTGATGCGGAAAGACATGAATGGATTTGTGAACCGGGCAAATTTGAAGCTATCATAGCAGCATCAGCTATGGATATCAAAGATGTTCTCAAATTTGAATTAAAATAAAGATAGAAGCCATGACGAAACGTTTAATCCTTGCATTCGTATTTTTATCCTGGCACTTAGTAGCCTGCTCGAATGGAGATTCGGGAATTTCTTCCGGACTCCCGGATAAGCCTTCTGCAGAAGAAGACTCTCCCGGGACTGAAACGATATCTGAAGAAATGAGAGTGAAAATAACCGGCGAAGATTTATATATATCAGCCAAGTTAGATGCCAAAACCGATATTCTTTATTGGTTCAAGAAGTGTATGTTCAATGAACTGTTCACATTTTATAGAGTAGGAACAATTGACAATAATATGCCTGCTCCTGCCACTCTGCCCGATGCTTCTCCGACTTCTCTTCTGAATCTGGCTTACAGTGACAATATCGGTCCTTTTAATATAACCGGATACGGGTGGTGTGGAGGAAATCATCCCTACCTGGATGAAGTTACTCAAACTGCTCGCAATATCGGTTATCGTATTTATATAGACGGAAAAGAAATAAAGACAGATCTATCGACTCTGACAAAAGAGATAAAGATTGAAGTAATCAATGAAATAATGAACCCTTCCAAAGCCGATACCAGTAGTGGAAAAACACTTCTGAATGAGATCTTATGTATTGAGACTGTCAATTATTCTATTTATAGAAATAACATTCAAGTCTTGGTTACTCATGAATTTCAAAATGAGTCTCCCGTGACAGTACAAATGTATTACGGAATGCAATCTATGTTTGACAAGGAGACACATACATTAACTGCCAATGGCAAGTATGTGGACTGGACAGTACAAAAGGATGTTTCTACCTTTACAAAGAAAGAGTATCCGTCATTTCGCCGTTTCATTGAGAAAAGCGCAAATGTGTATCAATCTTCTTATCTGTTTGCCGATGGATTGGGAAATCATGAAGAAATATCAGATGATGATATTATATTCATAGGAAATTCCAGCAATAAGACCTACCACAAGATTATAGCTGATAGAGAACACAAAAAGGGGGATATTATTCATTGGAGTGGAGTGTATACCTGGTTTAAGTCTCCTGTTTCTGATGATGATGATTTGCTGTGTTATGAGGGTGTAATAGATAATAAAAAGGTCCTTTTTATAGATTGCAAGAAGAACGTCGACAGGACAATACAGTTGCCTGTCGATTATACAAAGAAGTCTTTTACGATTATAGAGAAAAGTAAATCAATAACAATTACCGGTAATAAAGTAACAGCCAAAGGACTTAGAATTGTATCCGACGGGTCCGGCAGTTGTGTGATTACCTTTGATTAATTTAGAAAACGATATGTGGAAAAATGTGTTAGTTCTGGTTAGCCTCTGTCTGTTGTTTGAAGATGTAAATGCTCAAACTACCAAGAACAGATACTATAAAGCTAATGATGAAAACGTTTCTTACGTGGGACGTACGGAAATACAGAGTGATGGCTCCGTTTCTTTCGACTGGACCGGTACTTATCTTCGTACCCGACTTTCGGGAGGAGAATTGTCTATGAAGATTTCAGATACTGGTATTAATTATTACAATGTTTTTGTAGACAGCCTTTTACACAAAACGGTAAAAGTATCCGGTAAAGATACTTTGATTAATTTCATTTCCGGCATGGATAAAGGCATCCATCATGTGTTGATTCAAAAACGTACGGAAGGGGAATGGGGAAAGACAACCATTCATCAATTTGTGCTTCATAATGAAGGAGAACTGATGAAAGAAACGGAGTGCCCGTCCAGACATATCGAATTTATCGGTAACTCGCTGACGTGTGGCTATGGTGTAGAAGGGAAAGACCGTAGCGAACCTTATAAAGCTGAAACGGAGAATTGCAACTTATCTTATGCCACTATTATCGCCCGCTATTTCAATGCCGATTATACGCTTATTGCACATTCCGGACGTGGAGTAGTCCGCAATTATGGAGATTCCGTCCGAATATCTGCCGTGACAATGAAAGACCGTATGCTGAATACATTTGATATGAATTTGGATAAGAAATGGGACTTTAAAACATACAAGCCCGATTTGGTGGTTGTTAATTTAGGAACTAATGATTTTTCCACCAATATATATCCGTTGGAAGATGAGTTTATTCATGCTTATAAGCTACTAATAAGCCGTCTTCGTACAAATTACGGAGATGTCCCTATATTATGCATCAGTCCGGCTATTGCTCAACGGCAGATCGTTCAATACATGGAGCGTATGCGCAAAGACTTGAATGATAAGAAAGTTTATATAGCAGTTCTTCCCGAAGGCCTTTGCGATTCGACTACAGACTTAGGAGCAGTATGGCATCCCAATTACAAAGGTCAAATGAAAATGGCTATGTCATTGATTCCTTATATGTCAACTATCACAGGATGGCCATTGAAAAAGGAATCGTTTTATTAAGACTTACCATGTTATATAATTATCAAAATGGCATTTTGTCATTTTGATAATTATAAACTCTCTAACGGGCGTATTTCCATCACTGCACAGGATAGAGAATAAAATGACAGAGATTTGCCGTTACAGGAAATCACTTTGTTGCGAATATGCATCTATATGCATTCTTTTTGCGTTATTTTTCATGCTATTCTGTAATATCTTTCTTTTTTTATATTACTTTGCATCATTCTGATTATTTTTTTTCATCCTAAAACAAAGTCTAATAAATAAGATACCCATCATTTTAGAGCTAAAATGTGCTCCTTTTAAACGGACTTAGCGTTGCTTTTAAAGCAATGGGACGTTCCTTTAAAAGCAACCTTATGTTTATTTACAATCAACCTTATGTTTTAGCTCAATCAACCTTATGTTTATTTCAAACTATACGGTGTTTTTTATGCAAATGACCGCTCGTTTATTCATAATCATGCATATTAATTCAAGATTGTATGCATATCTCTTTCTATCTTTACTCATCTATCAAAAGATAGAAATAGCAAAAATAGGGAAATAAGGAAATTATGCTTCCTATTTTGCTATTTATCTATCATTTTGTTTTCTGTTCAACTTATTTTTAATGCCTGTTATTATACTGTCGGTATATCTATTGAATGATGTCAAGTTCTCCAAAACCACTTGATCTTAGTAAAAAACAT
This sequence is a window from Bacteroides thetaiotaomicron VPI-5482. Protein-coding genes within it:
- a CDS encoding glycerophosphodiester phosphodiesterase, translated to MDRLANLIVSRRGKQKKESHQTKVIAHRGFWNTPGSAQNSLAALVKADSIGCYGSEFDVWLTADDELMLNHDGWHEGYSLEKTSSDVLRTLKLSNGENMPTLEQFLDKAKKLKIHLILEMKPLSTPERETKAVEMILKLVEEKKLTHRVEYISFSRHVMCEFIRLAPPKTPILYLGQDISPKELKQLGATGADYNYWAYHKNPDWLKDLKNSGMTSNVWTVNIPSEMQWCIDNGFDLITTDAPTAFLGL
- a CDS encoding SGNH/GDSL hydrolase family protein, which gives rise to MWKNVLVLVSLCLLFEDVNAQTTKNRYYKANDENVSYVGRTEIQSDGSVSFDWTGTYLRTRLSGGELSMKISDTGINYYNVFVDSLLHKTVKVSGKDTLINFISGMDKGIHHVLIQKRTEGEWGKTTIHQFVLHNEGELMKETECPSRHIEFIGNSLTCGYGVEGKDRSEPYKAETENCNLSYATIIARYFNADYTLIAHSGRGVVRNYGDSVRISAVTMKDRMLNTFDMNLDKKWDFKTYKPDLVVVNLGTNDFSTNIYPLEDEFIHAYKLLISRLRTNYGDVPILCISPAIAQRQIVQYMERMRKDLNDKKVYIAVLPEGLCDSTTDLGAVWHPNYKGQMKMAMSLIPYMSTITGWPLKKESFY